A stretch of the Trichocoleus sp. FACHB-46 genome encodes the following:
- a CDS encoding TaqI-like C-terminal specificity domain-containing protein has product MLNRKPPPPVPSDSIFPDSIRASPLPIGVCYTPTAVVDYMVENTVGRLLAVKTPQQLLGKLRILDLACGEGIFLLRAYAYLLAWYRDRYITAYIQGEALIAELPLQQASDGTWNLAIAERWRILGEHIYGVDIDAQAVEQARRCLLKIAGPPSPPNLGGTRVLIDLENNLKCGNAIIGEELGDRSPASFPINSNQAFNWQEEFPEVMQAGGFDVVIGNPPYVGSEWMTEHLPQWRHYCTQHYQAAAGNWDLFCVFIEQAIALCKPHGLTSLIVPNKLGSARYAAQARQILTVQNQLLTIRDYSRVAIFPVAVYPIVYTACKRLPELTSQVQYERMEVAANSAIAGSTQQWLDYQRYFMPAGKPWRLGSSLHQTELCDRLQSQFPPLSTVAEVLGAATVGEAYAMQSLIADEACPQATDLKLINSGTIDRYCDLWGQKCLRYLGHAYRYPIIPATQHSHLPSKRQRQARQPKIIVASMTQVLECVVDVAGDFVAGKSTVIILTSLNLHYLLALLNSKLISFYYRNLYGGDCLKGGYLRIGPQQLRSLPICLAHDSLFTQPNQHLVLLAQHLLSLQQQLVTAEAAEYRHNLQEGIYTLERQIDQFVYDLYGLTAEEQRLIS; this is encoded by the coding sequence ATGCTCAACCGCAAACCTCCCCCACCAGTTCCTTCTGACTCTATTTTCCCGGACAGCATTAGGGCATCACCACTGCCGATTGGGGTTTGCTACACACCCACGGCAGTAGTGGATTACATGGTGGAAAACACAGTTGGACGGCTGTTAGCGGTTAAAACGCCTCAACAATTGTTGGGCAAGCTCCGGATTCTCGACCTAGCCTGCGGTGAAGGCATTTTCTTGTTGCGAGCTTACGCTTACTTGTTGGCTTGGTACCGCGATCGCTACATCACGGCATACATACAAGGCGAAGCACTGATCGCAGAACTGCCACTGCAACAAGCCAGTGATGGCACTTGGAATCTGGCGATCGCAGAACGGTGGCGGATTCTCGGGGAGCACATTTATGGGGTGGATATTGATGCCCAAGCGGTTGAGCAGGCTCGGCGGTGTTTATTGAAAATAGCTGGCCCCCCTAGCCCCCCAAACTTGGGGGGAACAAGAGTTCTAATTGACTTGGAGAACAACCTTAAGTGTGGCAACGCCATAATTGGCGAGGAATTGGGCGATCGCTCCCCTGCATCATTTCCAATCAACTCCAACCAGGCTTTTAACTGGCAAGAAGAGTTTCCGGAGGTGATGCAGGCAGGAGGGTTTGATGTGGTGATTGGCAACCCTCCCTATGTTGGCTCGGAGTGGATGACCGAGCACCTGCCCCAGTGGCGGCATTACTGTACGCAACATTATCAAGCCGCTGCTGGCAATTGGGACTTGTTCTGCGTATTTATTGAGCAGGCGATCGCCCTCTGCAAGCCCCACGGTTTAACCAGTTTGATTGTGCCGAATAAACTGGGTTCTGCCAGATACGCGGCCCAAGCTCGGCAAATTTTAACCGTGCAGAATCAACTGTTGACCATTCGCGACTATTCCAGGGTGGCAATTTTCCCGGTCGCGGTTTATCCCATTGTTTATACGGCCTGCAAACGACTGCCGGAATTAACTTCACAGGTGCAATACGAACGCATGGAAGTAGCCGCTAATAGTGCGATCGCTGGTTCAACTCAGCAATGGTTGGATTACCAGCGCTACTTTATGCCCGCAGGCAAACCTTGGCGGCTCGGTTCTAGTTTGCATCAAACTGAGTTGTGCGATCGCTTGCAATCCCAGTTTCCACCCCTCTCAACGGTGGCAGAAGTTTTGGGAGCCGCAACCGTAGGAGAAGCCTATGCCATGCAGTCTTTGATTGCCGATGAAGCTTGCCCCCAAGCGACCGATTTGAAGCTGATTAACAGCGGCACGATTGACCGTTACTGCGACCTCTGGGGGCAGAAGTGCTTGCGCTATTTGGGCCATGCTTATCGCTATCCCATCATCCCAGCGACGCAGCACTCTCACCTGCCGTCCAAGCGACAACGGCAAGCTCGCCAACCCAAAATTATTGTGGCTAGCATGACTCAAGTTTTGGAATGTGTAGTGGATGTCGCAGGAGATTTCGTAGCAGGAAAATCGACTGTGATTATCCTCACCTCACTGAATTTGCATTACCTCTTAGCGCTGTTAAACAGCAAATTAATCAGCTTTTACTACCGCAACTTATATGGGGGAGACTGCCTCAAAGGAGGCTATTTGCGAATCGGGCCGCAACAGTTGCGATCGTTGCCTATTTGCCTTGCTCACGACTCACTATTCACGCAACCCAATCAACATTTAGTCTTGCTAGCGCAGCATTTGTTATCTCTTCAGCAACAGTTAGTCACAGCCGAAGCTGCTGAATATCGCCACAATTTGCAGGAGGGTATCTACACTTTGGAACGCCAAATCGACCAATTCGTCTACGACCTTTATGGACTCACGGCGGAGGAGCAGCGGCTCATTAGTTAG